The genomic DNA GCCGAGGAGCAGCTTCTGGCTTATGAGTTCGCCAAGGACCATCTGCTTGAATTCGGGCGACCGAAGCTGCCCGGCGGGCAGATCGGGATTCGAACGGCGGAGGTTTTCCGATGCGCGCATGAACATCGATTCGTATTCGGCCCTGGATATGGCCTGCCCGTTGACCGTGGCCACGGTCGGGTCGCCCGAGTTGTCCAGCCCGGACATGCCGAAGGCGAAGACGAAGACGATGATGATGATGGCGAAGAGTATCTTGACGATCCAGCCGGACGCGTTTTCGCGCATTATTTCTAACATTTTTGCTCCGATAGCTATGATGAACGGGGTGTCTCCCCCATATGGGGAGACACCGTCGTGCCGGTCTTAGGACTTGCCCTCCCGAACGGCGTTCAGGAGACCACCTGCCTGGATAATCTGTAGTTCCTTTTCGGTCAAATCATTTGTGACCGCAACGGTTGCGCCGGAACCGGAGACCATGTTCACGGTTCCGCCGGGGGTGATTTCCGAGGCCGGGATGGTCAGGTCGGCTCCTTCGTCCATGCGGTCGTAGTCTGCGGGGTCGACCAGAAGCAGGGGCAGGATGCCGAAGTTGATGAGGTTGGCGCGGTGGATGCGGGCCAGGGACTTGACCACGACGGCCTTGACGCCCAGGTGGCGAGGGCCCAGGGCCGCATGTTCGCGGCTGGAGCCCTGTCCGTAGTTCTCGCCGCCCAGGATGATGCCCTTGCCGTGTTCCTTCATGCGGCCCACGAATCCTTCGTCCACGCGGGAGAAGATGTACTGGCTGATGGCCGGAATGTTGGAGCGTAGCGCGGTGATCTGCGCGCCAGCGGGCAGGATATGGTCGGTGGTGATGTTGTCGTCGACCTTGAGCAGAATCTTGGCTTCAATGGTCTCGGGCAGCTTGTCGAAGTCTTCCAGGGCCACGATGTTGGGGCCGCGCAGGACTTCGACGGACGAGCCGTCCTCGGGCGGGAAGACGAACAGGCCGCGGATGGACGGGACGTCCTCCGGCAGGGCGACGCGCTCGGGCGCGGGGCCCCAGGTGGCCGGGTCGGTGAATTCGCCGTCCAGGGCGAGACGGGCCGCGGTCTGGGCGGAGACCAGGAATATCTGGCCGTCCTGGGTGCCGGAGCGGCCCTCGAAGTTGCGGTTGAAGGTGCGCACGGACACGCCTGCCGACACCGGGGAGCCGCCCATGCCGATGCACGGGCCGCAGGAACATTCGAGCAGGCGCGCGCCCGCATCCAGCAGCGGTTCGATGAGCCCTTCGCGGGCGAGCATCTTCATGACTTGCTTGGAGCCGGGGGAGATGAGCAGATCGGTCTCGGGCGGGGTCATTCTGCCGCTCAGAATCTGGGCGGTGTTCTTGAGGTCCGAGTAGGACGAGTTGGTGCAGGAGCCGATGGCTACCTGATCGATCTTCTTGCCCGCCAATTCCTTTACCTTGCACACCTGGTCCGGCATGTGCGGCTGGGCCACCATGGGCTCCAGCTCGGACAGGTTGATCTCGACGACCTCGTCGTATTCTGCGTCCGGGTCGGCCACGAGTTCGATCCAGTCGTGGGCGCGGCCCATCTTGGTCAGGAAGTCGCGGGTGGTCTCGTCGGACGGGAAGATGGAAGTGGTCGCGCCCAGTTCGGCGCCCATGTTGGTGATGGTCGCGCGGTCGGGCACGGACAGGGAGGCCACGCCGGGACCGGCGTATTCGAAGACCTTGCCCACGCCGCCCTTGACGGTCAGGCGGCGCAGCAGTTCGAGAATGACGTCCTTGCCCTGGGCCCAGCCGGTCAGTTCGCCGGTCAGCTCGACCTTGACCACCTTGGGCATGGGGATGAAGTACGGTTCGCCCGCCATGGCCAGCGCCACGGAGAGGCCGCCCGCGCCCATGGCCATGGCTCCGATGCCGC from Pseudodesulfovibrio thermohalotolerans includes the following:
- a CDS encoding aconitate hydratase, producing the protein MGKNITRKIIEKHLVSGNMVPGEEVGLRIDQTLTQDATGTMAWLQYEAIGIGRVRTDLSVSYVDHNTLQMGFRNPDDHRFLRTVAAKSGAVFSPAGTGICHQLHLENFAKPGATLIGSDSHTPTAGGIGAMAMGAGGLSVALAMAGEPYFIPMPKVVKVELTGELTGWAQGKDVILELLRRLTVKGGVGKVFEYAGPGVASLSVPDRATITNMGAELGATTSIFPSDETTRDFLTKMGRAHDWIELVADPDAEYDEVVEINLSELEPMVAQPHMPDQVCKVKELAGKKIDQVAIGSCTNSSYSDLKNTAQILSGRMTPPETDLLISPGSKQVMKMLAREGLIEPLLDAGARLLECSCGPCIGMGGSPVSAGVSVRTFNRNFEGRSGTQDGQIFLVSAQTAARLALDGEFTDPATWGPAPERVALPEDVPSIRGLFVFPPEDGSSVEVLRGPNIVALEDFDKLPETIEAKILLKVDDNITTDHILPAGAQITALRSNIPAISQYIFSRVDEGFVGRMKEHGKGIILGGENYGQGSSREHAALGPRHLGVKAVVVKSLARIHRANLINFGILPLLLVDPADYDRMDEGADLTIPASEITPGGTVNMVSGSGATVAVTNDLTEKELQIIQAGGLLNAVREGKS